One Luteibacter aegosomaticola genomic window carries:
- a CDS encoding DNA polymerase III subunit chi, with protein sequence MPRADFYLIDKPRFREDPLLLVCELAKRAFGAGQPTLILTRDFEQAEAIDEYLWAFDEDAFIPHQLAGDEDDENTAVLIVPPGVETADRPMVINLRDVCAPGQFDRVLEVVAADPAERDGSRTRWAEYKKGGFEVNKHDM encoded by the coding sequence ATGCCGCGCGCCGACTTCTACCTGATCGACAAGCCGCGTTTTCGCGAAGACCCGCTGCTGCTCGTCTGCGAGCTGGCCAAGCGGGCTTTCGGGGCAGGCCAGCCCACGCTGATCCTCACCCGTGATTTCGAGCAGGCGGAAGCGATCGACGAGTACCTGTGGGCGTTCGACGAAGACGCCTTCATCCCCCACCAGCTGGCGGGGGATGAAGACGACGAGAACACCGCGGTGCTCATCGTGCCGCCGGGTGTCGAAACCGCCGACCGGCCGATGGTCATCAACCTGCGTGATGTCTGCGCACCGGGCCAGTTCGATCGCGTGCTAGAAGTGGTGGCCGCCGATCCGGCCGAGCGTGATGGTTCACGAACGCGCTGGGCGGAGTACAAGAAGGGCGGGTTCGAAGTGAACAAGCACGATATGTAA
- a CDS encoding leucyl aminopeptidase has translation MTVQFSLSSNAPESTTTPVAVVGVYENGILTSAAARIDTAANGAIKRLVEGGDVTGKVGNVVTLLHLAGVAAARVLVVGLGAQKTFDAARYQRVTLEAARAIGRLPVTEATSWLPEVDVPGRDTAWKLRVAALATDHAAYRYTATVKPRDKAQPELASIAFAGPADADSGLAQARAIAEGVRFARELGNLPPNICNPIYIADQARAFAEAHEGVTFEALDRADMEREGFGSLLAVARGSVNEPRLVILQWNGGKEGDRPYAFVGKGITFDTGGISLKPGPGMEEMKFDMGGAAGVLGAFVAAVEMKLPVNLVCVVPAVENMPDGNSYRPGDVLTSLAGITIEVLNTDAEGRLILCDALTYTGKRFDPHTMIDAATLTGACVVALGKHASGLMTKDESLSAELLAAGEDTLDRAWRLPLWDDYQSQLESGFADVANIGGKYAGAITAGCFLARFTEGRRWAHLDIAGTAWDEGRKGLATGRPVPLLAQWLLDRVNG, from the coding sequence ATGACGGTTCAGTTCAGCCTCAGTTCCAACGCTCCTGAGTCGACCACCACCCCGGTGGCCGTGGTCGGCGTCTACGAGAACGGTATCCTGACCAGCGCCGCGGCCAGGATCGATACGGCCGCCAACGGCGCCATCAAGCGCCTGGTGGAAGGCGGCGATGTTACCGGCAAGGTCGGCAACGTGGTCACCCTCCTGCACCTGGCCGGTGTCGCCGCCGCCCGCGTGCTCGTGGTCGGCCTGGGTGCCCAGAAGACCTTCGACGCCGCCCGCTACCAGCGCGTCACCCTGGAGGCCGCCCGCGCCATTGGCCGCCTGCCGGTCACCGAAGCCACCAGCTGGCTGCCGGAAGTGGACGTCCCGGGCCGCGATACCGCCTGGAAGCTCCGCGTGGCCGCGCTGGCCACCGACCATGCCGCCTACCGCTACACCGCCACGGTGAAGCCGCGCGACAAGGCACAGCCGGAACTGGCCTCCATCGCCTTCGCTGGCCCGGCCGATGCCGACAGCGGCCTGGCCCAGGCCCGCGCCATCGCCGAGGGCGTCCGCTTCGCCCGCGAGCTGGGCAACCTGCCGCCGAATATCTGCAACCCCATCTATATCGCCGACCAGGCCCGTGCCTTCGCCGAAGCCCATGAAGGCGTAACCTTCGAGGCCCTCGACCGCGCCGACATGGAGCGTGAAGGCTTTGGCTCGCTGCTGGCCGTGGCCCGTGGCTCGGTCAATGAGCCGCGGCTGGTCATCCTGCAGTGGAACGGTGGCAAGGAGGGCGACCGCCCCTACGCCTTCGTCGGCAAGGGCATCACCTTCGATACGGGCGGCATCAGCCTCAAGCCGGGCCCCGGCATGGAAGAGATGAAGTTCGACATGGGCGGCGCCGCTGGCGTGCTTGGTGCCTTCGTGGCCGCCGTCGAGATGAAGCTCCCGGTGAACCTGGTCTGCGTGGTCCCGGCTGTGGAAAACATGCCGGACGGCAACAGCTACCGCCCGGGCGACGTGCTTACCAGCCTCGCCGGCATCACCATCGAGGTGCTGAACACCGATGCGGAAGGCCGCCTGATCCTGTGCGATGCGCTGACCTACACCGGCAAGCGCTTCGATCCGCACACCATGATCGACGCCGCCACGCTGACCGGCGCCTGCGTCGTCGCCCTCGGCAAGCATGCCTCGGGCCTCATGACCAAGGATGAATCGCTCTCGGCCGAGCTGCTGGCCGCGGGTGAAGACACCCTCGACCGTGCATGGCGCCTGCCGCTGTGGGACGACTACCAGTCGCAGCTCGAGTCCGGCTTCGCCGACGTGGCCAACATCGGTGGCAAGTACGCCGGTGCCATCACGGCCGGTTGCTTCCTGGCCCGCTTCACGGAAGGCCGGCGCTGGGCGCACCTGGATATCGCTGGTACCGCCTGGGACGAGGGCCGCAAGGGCCTCGCCACCGGTCGCCCGGTGCCGCTCCTGGCCCAGTGGCTGCTCGATCGCGTCAACGGTTGA
- the lptF gene encoding LPS export ABC transporter permease LptF produces MLSILDRYFLRELASGILATAIVLLVIFAGGAFAGVLQKVANGSIQPSIMFEVLGLQMLDLLSTLLPMAAFLGTLTSLGRMYRESEMHVLASSGMGPRGMLRPVTLLAALITILVGVLSLWLGPWSARTADQAIAAANKSVIAAGLDAGRFTELPGKGGIIFVDTLSRDGTVLGKTFLATDRVDSNGNPQVRVVNAKHGQMYQESNGQDRFLALYDGWQFEIPLGGDNWRRMKYERNDVSLSNISDDDDDTDPAHESTTTQLFKQGTADAMGELVTRFAAPVSTLVLMMMVLPMSRQAPRDARYGRLLVAVLAYFLYVVWQLIARTQIIKGHLHTSAPIWMLHIIVFAVAAWIFWKQNAARTPKVAA; encoded by the coding sequence ATGCTCAGCATCCTCGACCGTTACTTCCTGCGTGAACTGGCCTCGGGCATCCTGGCCACCGCCATCGTGCTGCTGGTGATCTTCGCCGGCGGTGCATTCGCGGGCGTATTGCAGAAGGTCGCCAACGGCAGCATCCAGCCCAGCATCATGTTCGAAGTGCTGGGCCTGCAGATGCTGGACCTGCTCTCCACCCTGCTCCCGATGGCTGCCTTCCTGGGCACGCTGACCTCCCTGGGGCGCATGTACCGCGAAAGCGAGATGCATGTCCTGGCCTCCTCGGGCATGGGCCCGCGCGGCATGCTGCGCCCGGTCACCCTGCTGGCGGCCCTTATCACCATCCTGGTCGGCGTGCTCTCGCTGTGGCTGGGCCCCTGGTCCGCGCGCACGGCCGATCAGGCCATCGCCGCGGCCAACAAATCCGTCATCGCCGCCGGCCTCGATGCCGGCCGCTTTACCGAGCTGCCCGGCAAGGGCGGCATCATCTTCGTGGATACCCTGAGCCGCGACGGCACGGTACTGGGCAAGACCTTCCTGGCCACCGACCGCGTCGATTCCAACGGCAACCCGCAGGTTCGCGTGGTCAATGCGAAGCACGGCCAGATGTACCAGGAAAGCAACGGCCAGGACCGCTTCCTGGCGCTCTACGACGGCTGGCAGTTCGAGATCCCGCTGGGCGGAGACAACTGGCGGCGCATGAAATACGAGCGCAACGACGTTTCGCTGTCCAACATCAGTGATGACGACGACGATACCGATCCGGCGCATGAATCCACCACCACCCAGTTGTTCAAGCAGGGCACCGCCGATGCCATGGGTGAACTGGTGACACGCTTCGCGGCCCCGGTATCGACCCTTGTACTCATGATGATGGTGCTGCCGATGTCGCGGCAGGCCCCGCGCGATGCCCGCTACGGACGCCTGCTGGTCGCCGTGCTGGCCTACTTCCTCTACGTGGTGTGGCAGCTCATCGCCCGCACGCAGATCATCAAGGGCCACCTGCATACCTCGGCGCCGATCTGGATGCTGCACATCATTGTGTTCGCCGTCGCCGCGTGGATCTTCTGGAAGCAGAACGCGGCGCGCACCCCGAAGGTGGCCGCGTAA
- the lptG gene encoding LPS export ABC transporter permease LptG, translating to MASLTIKRADRLIGTSVLGTLLLVWLVLAGFDSLQQFVRQLGNIGKNGFSLYDAIAYIMLTVPRRLYQMFSNAALIGGLLGLGGLAATGELTALRAAGMSKLRIAQSAVGVVALLTVLVVIMGETVAPYGDQHAQAIQVRMRSSNLGSTSSGLWARDNGKIINAKSAIATQEGELTTVKLVDVRVFTFTPDGQVAEFSHGDSAIHDGNQWVMTNVRTSTRDDKGIHSLTAPTQTWKSRLNPHVLEQSIIHPEYLSMSDLRRNMRYLQSNGQNPGAYAVAFWGRVIFPFNVLILVLCAMPFAFGSLRSGGFGKRLFIGIILAIGWYFLQGAMVNFGTVYGMPPLLANLLPTGLLVAGGLAYFRKFG from the coding sequence ATGGCGTCGCTCACGATCAAACGCGCCGATCGCCTGATCGGCACCAGCGTGCTCGGCACCCTGCTGCTGGTGTGGCTGGTGCTGGCCGGCTTCGATTCGCTCCAGCAATTCGTGCGCCAGCTCGGCAACATCGGCAAGAACGGTTTCTCGCTGTACGACGCCATCGCGTACATCATGCTGACGGTGCCGCGGCGCCTGTACCAGATGTTCAGCAATGCCGCGCTCATCGGCGGCCTGCTGGGCCTGGGTGGCCTGGCCGCCACGGGTGAGCTCACCGCGTTGCGCGCCGCAGGCATGTCCAAGCTGCGCATCGCCCAGTCGGCGGTGGGCGTGGTCGCCCTGCTCACCGTGCTCGTAGTGATCATGGGTGAAACGGTGGCGCCCTACGGCGACCAACACGCCCAGGCGATCCAGGTGCGCATGCGCTCCAGCAACCTGGGTTCCACCAGCAGCGGCCTGTGGGCGCGTGACAACGGCAAGATCATCAATGCCAAGTCGGCTATCGCGACGCAGGAAGGTGAGCTCACCACCGTGAAGCTGGTCGACGTGCGCGTGTTCACCTTCACGCCGGATGGCCAGGTGGCCGAGTTCTCGCATGGCGATAGCGCCATCCACGATGGCAACCAGTGGGTCATGACCAACGTGCGAACCAGCACGCGCGACGATAAGGGCATCCACTCGCTCACTGCCCCGACCCAGACCTGGAAATCACGCCTGAACCCGCACGTGCTGGAACAGTCGATCATCCATCCTGAATACCTCTCGATGTCCGACCTGCGCCGGAACATGCGCTACCTTCAGTCGAACGGGCAAAACCCCGGTGCCTACGCCGTGGCGTTCTGGGGCCGCGTCATCTTCCCCTTCAACGTGCTGATCCTGGTGCTGTGCGCCATGCCCTTTGCGTTCGGCTCGCTGCGCTCGGGCGGCTTCGGCAAGCGCCTGTTCATCGGCATCATCCTTGCCATCGGCTGGTACTTCCTGCAGGGCGCCATGGTGAACTTCGGCACGGTTTACGGCATGCCGCCGCTGCTGGCGAACCTGCTACCCACGGGCTTGCTCGTGGCCGGTGGCCTCGCCTACTTCCGGAAGTTCGGCTAG
- a CDS encoding hybrid sensor histidine kinase/response regulator, which produces MPPLRGMIRAELGTWRMPYTLMARWTLVAMALAIAFIPSLAHASMPPVPTPQFRSYGLHEGLPSSKVNAVVQDGPGFIWVGTASGLARFDGVTFSAPGLGPDASHPLPAMAVTALLVDRDGRVWMGGAELGLGRYDPGTGAFVHWRDGLVDADVRVLEQTRDGTIWVGTADGLDRIDADGSGLEHIGTGPGALATASIHALKADGEGRLWIGSESGIDMLGPDGHGVAHAPFEDAGERRVLGIDVHGGEVTAATSQGLYRRAADGTFRRDRRVPAIPVYGTLADSHGTTWIASLDGLLMLDRHGRVHTVAGAWTAQGGLPGRSVRGIIEDREHGLWFALNDGGLGYLGPSWEDFTRFAHIATDPHSLPGRTVTAVAEHGDGRLWVGGLRGWVRAFDPATGRTGRAFDIGTARVQSLLETRQGDLLAGTVDGLTRIHAGEVSAWLRGQINRPVTTMTEAPDGTVYVASVGEGVFALDPALRRATRLSFDDPRRGANDTRQIEIVGGDLWQASLAGLARRDRHDGRMRFIAGVAPGRVNAFEPDEDGFWAVRPGVLEHYTWEGGHAVLDRSFGGGQGFPSADILNIRRDVTGRLWMYGQTGVWRFDPRAGTFRPFGLADGLANGEFTHATTVRLADGTTYGATLGGLVGFRPDRQRDHSRKPGVALLGASVLRDGARKALPVDAGTLRLAWDDRELTVRARALSYVNPDRNAVEFILGRGATRTVLRAGKEGEGHFATLAPGLYRLAVVGRGRDGIDGTLPAPLLIDVQAPPWLRWWAWLAYVGAALGTIVAIVCAARSRVGQTMRVQLAEQQRRLAEEANAAKTEFMATLGHEIRTPMTGVLGMAELMARTPLDETQRGYVEAVRRSGTMLLRLVNDALDLTRIEARRLVLEPECVAPRAIAEAAIDLASAAAREKGLALSLGVDPAVPGAVRADPVRLRQVLQNLVNNAVKFTERGGVSVALGWTGEAIEMIVRDTGPGMDRALVGRLFERFEQGGTRQRGEGSGLGLAICHELCSLMGGDIRVDSVPGVGSAFTVTLPLSACTCQGGACAAGVALPPTGAGRRVLLVEDDAVVADVIAGLLRQRGHEVEVVGDGLLALAELARASFDVMLLDLDLPVMDGFQVARMVRRMASAAAMPIVAVTARSAGDEGEAVREAGMDGLLRKPLTGDGLAAALDSVAA; this is translated from the coding sequence ATGCCGCCGCTGCGTGGCATGATCCGCGCCGAACTAGGAACCTGGCGTATGCCGTACACGCTCATGGCGAGATGGACTCTCGTTGCGATGGCCCTGGCCATCGCCTTCATCCCCTCGCTGGCGCACGCCAGCATGCCACCCGTACCCACGCCGCAGTTCCGCAGCTATGGTCTGCACGAGGGTTTGCCAAGCAGCAAGGTCAACGCGGTGGTGCAGGATGGCCCTGGCTTCATCTGGGTGGGCACGGCATCCGGCCTGGCGCGCTTCGATGGCGTCACCTTCTCAGCACCGGGGCTCGGCCCCGATGCCAGCCATCCGCTGCCGGCCATGGCGGTGACGGCCTTGCTCGTCGACAGGGACGGCCGGGTCTGGATGGGCGGCGCTGAACTCGGGCTAGGCCGTTATGACCCCGGAACGGGAGCGTTTGTCCACTGGCGCGATGGCCTTGTCGATGCCGATGTGCGCGTGCTCGAGCAAACCCGCGATGGGACGATCTGGGTCGGGACGGCAGATGGACTCGACCGTATCGACGCCGACGGCAGTGGGCTGGAACACATAGGTACCGGCCCAGGCGCCCTCGCCACGGCGTCCATCCATGCGCTGAAGGCCGACGGGGAAGGACGCCTTTGGATTGGCAGCGAAAGCGGCATAGATATGCTTGGCCCGGACGGCCATGGCGTGGCGCATGCGCCCTTCGAGGATGCTGGCGAACGACGCGTGCTGGGTATCGACGTACATGGCGGCGAGGTCACCGCGGCGACCTCGCAGGGGCTGTACCGGCGGGCCGCCGACGGCACATTCCGCCGCGATCGCCGTGTGCCGGCCATCCCGGTCTACGGCACGCTCGCCGATAGCCATGGAACGACCTGGATTGCGAGCCTCGACGGCCTGCTGATGCTGGACCGGCACGGCCGCGTGCACACGGTGGCAGGCGCGTGGACGGCGCAAGGTGGCCTGCCGGGGCGTTCGGTGCGCGGCATCATCGAAGATCGAGAGCATGGCCTGTGGTTCGCGCTCAACGACGGTGGCCTTGGCTACCTGGGCCCAAGCTGGGAAGACTTCACCCGCTTCGCCCACATCGCGACGGATCCGCATAGCCTGCCTGGCCGGACGGTTACCGCCGTGGCGGAACACGGCGATGGCCGGCTGTGGGTTGGCGGCCTGCGTGGCTGGGTGAGGGCGTTCGACCCCGCGACCGGGCGCACCGGCCGTGCCTTCGACATCGGCACCGCACGTGTCCAGTCCCTTCTGGAAACCCGCCAGGGCGATCTTCTTGCAGGCACGGTGGATGGTCTTACCCGGATCCACGCGGGCGAGGTGTCGGCGTGGCTGCGCGGGCAAATCAACCGGCCGGTGACGACCATGACGGAGGCACCGGATGGCACGGTCTATGTCGCCTCCGTGGGCGAAGGCGTGTTTGCGCTGGATCCTGCGTTACGCCGCGCCACGCGGCTATCGTTCGATGACCCCCGGCGCGGGGCGAATGACACCCGGCAGATCGAAATCGTGGGTGGCGACCTATGGCAGGCAAGCCTCGCGGGCCTTGCAAGGCGTGACCGCCACGACGGGCGCATGCGTTTCATTGCCGGCGTTGCGCCGGGCCGCGTCAACGCGTTCGAGCCTGATGAAGACGGCTTCTGGGCCGTGCGCCCTGGGGTGCTGGAGCACTACACCTGGGAAGGCGGGCACGCCGTACTCGATCGATCCTTCGGCGGTGGCCAGGGTTTTCCCTCCGCCGACATCCTCAACATTCGTCGGGACGTTACCGGGCGGCTGTGGATGTACGGCCAGACAGGGGTATGGCGTTTCGACCCGCGCGCAGGGACGTTCCGCCCGTTCGGCCTGGCCGATGGCCTCGCCAACGGGGAGTTTACCCACGCGACCACCGTGCGCCTCGCCGACGGCACGACCTATGGCGCCACGCTCGGCGGGCTGGTGGGGTTTCGCCCGGATCGCCAGCGGGATCATTCGCGCAAGCCGGGCGTGGCTTTGTTGGGCGCGAGCGTTCTGCGCGACGGCGCACGCAAGGCCCTTCCCGTGGATGCCGGTACGTTGCGGCTCGCATGGGATGATCGCGAACTTACCGTGCGCGCAAGGGCGCTCTCGTATGTGAATCCGGATCGCAATGCCGTGGAATTCATCCTCGGGCGCGGTGCGACGCGTACGGTGCTGCGTGCAGGCAAGGAGGGCGAGGGCCACTTCGCGACGCTGGCGCCGGGCCTGTACCGGCTTGCCGTCGTCGGGCGTGGCCGCGACGGCATCGATGGCACGCTGCCCGCGCCGTTGCTGATCGACGTGCAGGCTCCGCCGTGGCTGCGCTGGTGGGCATGGCTGGCGTACGTCGGCGCCGCACTGGGAACGATCGTCGCCATTGTGTGCGCGGCGCGTTCCCGCGTCGGCCAGACCATGCGTGTGCAACTGGCGGAGCAGCAACGTCGCCTGGCCGAAGAAGCGAACGCCGCGAAAACCGAGTTCATGGCCACGCTCGGCCACGAGATCCGCACGCCCATGACGGGTGTGCTTGGCATGGCGGAGCTGATGGCGCGTACGCCACTGGACGAGACCCAGCGGGGTTATGTCGAGGCGGTACGCCGTTCGGGCACGATGCTGTTGCGGCTCGTCAACGACGCACTGGACCTGACGCGGATCGAAGCACGCCGCCTTGTGCTCGAGCCCGAATGCGTCGCACCCCGCGCCATCGCCGAAGCCGCGATCGATCTTGCCTCGGCCGCCGCGCGGGAGAAGGGCCTTGCGTTGTCGCTTGGTGTCGATCCGGCGGTGCCGGGTGCCGTACGTGCTGACCCGGTTCGCCTGCGCCAGGTCCTGCAAAACCTGGTGAACAACGCCGTGAAATTCACGGAACGCGGTGGTGTCTCTGTTGCCCTTGGCTGGACGGGTGAAGCGATCGAAATGATCGTGCGTGACACCGGACCCGGCATGGATCGCGCGTTGGTCGGGCGCTTGTTCGAGCGGTTCGAGCAGGGCGGAACCCGGCAGCGAGGCGAAGGATCCGGCCTTGGTCTCGCGATCTGCCACGAACTGTGTTCGCTCATGGGCGGGGATATCCGGGTGGATAGCGTGCCTGGTGTGGGGAGTGCGTTCACCGTGACGCTGCCGCTATCGGCATGCACGTGCCAGGGCGGCGCATGTGCCGCAGGCGTGGCATTGCCGCCCACCGGAGCCGGTCGCCGGGTGCTGCTAGTGGAGGATGACGCGGTGGTGGCGGATGTCATCGCCGGCTTGCTTCGGCAGCGCGGGCACGAGGTCGAAGTCGTTGGCGATGGCCTGCTTGCGCTCGCCGAACTGGCACGGGCTTCATTTGACGTCATGTTGCTCGACCTGGACCTGCCCGTGATGGACGGTTTCCAGGTGGCACGCATGGTGCGCCGGATGGCATCGGCGGCGGCGATGCCCATCGTGGCGGTGACCGCTCGTTCGGCGGGCGATGAGGGCGAAGCGGTGCGCGAGGCCGGCATGGATGGCCTGCTGCGCAAGCCATTGACCGGCGATGGACTGGCGGCCGCGCTGGATAGCGTGGCCGCCTGA
- a CDS encoding GTPase codes for MSRRLRFLIAAIGIAALAWLLIATLERALALAQRFMTLPEGLRWLVGVLVVAMLAGGLAIGVWWLRPRKPRTPVQAPDRPSLESRLATLRESGANVEELRSELGELDRRRESGRLNIAVFGEISTGKSTLIGALVPGASLESDARGGTTRTVTHYEGSAPDGAAWTVADVPGTAEAGGEARESMAREEALRAHAVVYVCAGDLTRAQASELQWLGDFGKPLILALNKADQWSSDERTRITQHLRAASGGVPDAVVLTSAGGEERFTRQLADGSREDVRRQRKADIGELVTALRRLTAAGADALEPARENAVLAGLHERTSALEKAQRATEAERIVTRYARRAIVGAMAAVAPGTDLVIQGALAAGLVRALADLYGVRVTDVEIEDLLRQVRMTLRTGTSVVLAVAGNALKAFPGLGTLGGGVLHAFAYALIFDSFGKALAATLAEHERLDQAEAGERMRELLADTKGNRLRQLAELTSDALRDR; via the coding sequence ATGTCCCGACGACTTCGCTTCCTGATCGCGGCCATCGGTATCGCCGCTCTCGCGTGGCTCCTTATCGCCACGCTGGAGCGCGCCCTGGCGCTGGCCCAACGCTTCATGACGTTGCCCGAAGGCCTGCGCTGGCTCGTGGGCGTACTCGTTGTGGCGATGCTCGCAGGGGGCCTCGCCATCGGCGTGTGGTGGCTGCGGCCACGTAAACCGCGGACGCCTGTTCAGGCTCCCGACCGCCCTTCGCTCGAATCACGCCTGGCAACACTGCGCGAATCCGGTGCGAACGTTGAGGAACTTCGCAGCGAACTTGGCGAACTGGACCGTCGTCGCGAGAGTGGCCGGCTGAACATCGCCGTGTTCGGCGAAATATCCACGGGCAAATCCACGTTGATCGGCGCGCTGGTTCCCGGCGCATCGCTCGAGAGCGATGCGCGTGGCGGCACGACGCGTACCGTCACTCACTACGAAGGTAGTGCGCCCGACGGCGCCGCATGGACCGTGGCGGATGTGCCCGGCACCGCCGAAGCCGGCGGCGAGGCACGTGAAAGCATGGCACGCGAAGAAGCCTTGCGCGCCCACGCGGTCGTGTATGTGTGTGCGGGCGACCTGACCCGCGCCCAGGCGTCGGAGCTGCAGTGGCTGGGGGATTTCGGCAAACCGCTGATCCTCGCGCTCAACAAGGCGGATCAGTGGAGCAGCGACGAACGCACCCGTATCACCCAGCACCTGCGTGCGGCGAGCGGCGGCGTACCGGATGCGGTCGTGCTCACCAGCGCGGGTGGCGAAGAGCGCTTTACCCGGCAACTGGCCGATGGCAGCCGCGAGGACGTGCGGCGCCAGCGCAAGGCGGACATTGGCGAGCTGGTGACCGCATTGCGCCGGCTGACCGCGGCTGGGGCCGACGCGCTTGAGCCCGCGCGCGAAAATGCCGTACTCGCGGGATTGCACGAACGCACGTCAGCGCTCGAGAAAGCCCAGCGGGCGACCGAAGCGGAACGCATCGTCACGCGCTACGCCCGCCGCGCGATCGTAGGCGCCATGGCCGCGGTGGCCCCGGGCACCGACCTGGTGATCCAGGGAGCGCTGGCAGCAGGCCTGGTTCGTGCCCTGGCGGACCTCTACGGCGTACGCGTCACCGACGTGGAGATCGAAGATCTGCTGCGTCAGGTCCGCATGACCTTGCGGACGGGTACGTCCGTCGTTCTTGCCGTGGCCGGCAATGCGCTCAAGGCGTTCCCCGGCCTGGGCACGCTCGGCGGCGGCGTACTGCATGCCTTCGCCTATGCGCTGATCTTCGACAGCTTCGGCAAGGCGCTGGCGGCGACGCTGGCCGAGCACGAACGCCTTGACCAGGCTGAGGCCGGCGAACGCATGCGTGAACTGCTGGCGGATACCAAAGGCAACCGGTTGCGCCAGCTGGCGGAACTCACCAGCGATGCCCTGCGGGATCGCTAA
- a CDS encoding YceI family protein: MRHPLITGLMGLALGTVGVAHATPQTYQLDHVHSSVVFNVDHNGFSRAFGRLRITDGTLVFDPDNWPASSVTATIDLASVDMGDADWDKAVRGSSLLDADRERTARFTSDSVEKRSDEEGVLHGKLTLRGVTLPLDIPFRVNRVGKTIYGLHTVAGFSANLVLDRTKFGMTSNTGSIGTQVSVWLEIEAIRGGESPASHDKETPDAHAQ; the protein is encoded by the coding sequence ATGCGACATCCCCTTATCACTGGCCTTATGGGCCTGGCGCTGGGCACGGTGGGCGTCGCCCACGCGACGCCGCAGACCTACCAGCTGGACCACGTGCACAGTTCCGTCGTGTTCAACGTGGACCACAATGGCTTCTCGCGCGCTTTCGGCCGCCTGCGCATTACCGATGGCACGCTCGTTTTCGATCCTGACAACTGGCCAGCCTCCTCCGTGACGGCGACGATCGACCTGGCGTCGGTCGATATGGGCGACGCGGATTGGGATAAAGCCGTGCGCGGCAGCAGCCTGCTCGATGCCGACCGCGAACGGACGGCTCGCTTCACCAGCGATAGCGTGGAAAAGCGTAGCGACGAGGAAGGAGTCCTGCACGGCAAGCTCACCTTGCGTGGCGTCACGCTGCCGCTGGATATCCCGTTTCGCGTGAACCGCGTCGGCAAGACGATCTACGGCTTGCACACCGTCGCCGGCTTTTCCGCCAACCTCGTGCTCGATCGCACGAAGTTCGGCATGACCTCCAACACCGGCTCGATCGGCACCCAGGTGTCGGTCTGGCTGGAAATCGAAGCCATCCGCGGAGGCGAAAGCCCCGCCAGCCACGATAAGGAAACCCCCGATGCCCACGCGCAGTGA
- a CDS encoding cytochrome b, producing MPTRSEPTRWSTVAKTFHWLMALLILGNGAFAFWMDGLKPSLNKINMFALHKSVGLTVLALFVLRLAWKMFDRRPPDEPAPRWQQIAAHTVHGFLYLLIVAIPLSGWAFNSAHGFPLQYFKQFNLPALVEKNEDLSNTLGTVHVYLFWLLLLVLVAHVGGALKHHFIDRDDTLRRMLPFGRAKRNSPSSPGDTP from the coding sequence ATGCCCACGCGCAGTGAACCCACCCGCTGGAGCACCGTCGCCAAGACCTTCCACTGGCTGATGGCCTTGCTGATCCTCGGCAATGGCGCATTCGCGTTCTGGATGGATGGCCTGAAGCCGTCGCTGAACAAGATCAACATGTTCGCACTGCACAAATCCGTGGGCCTTACGGTGCTCGCGCTGTTCGTGTTGCGCCTGGCGTGGAAAATGTTCGACCGCCGGCCGCCGGATGAACCGGCACCGCGGTGGCAGCAGATCGCCGCGCATACGGTGCACGGTTTCCTCTACCTGCTGATCGTGGCGATCCCGCTGAGTGGCTGGGCGTTCAACTCGGCCCACGGCTTCCCGCTGCAGTATTTCAAGCAGTTCAACCTGCCGGCACTGGTGGAAAAGAACGAAGATCTTTCCAATACGCTCGGTACGGTGCACGTGTATCTGTTCTGGCTGTTGTTGCTGGTGCTGGTCGCCCACGTCGGTGGCGCGCTCAAACACCACTTCATCGACCGTGATGACACCCTCCGCCGCATGCTCCCCTTCGGACGTGCGAAGCGGAACTCCCCCTCTTCTCCCGGAGATACGCCATGA
- a CDS encoding YceI family protein — protein MTLTTRRLSALALALALPFAASAADYKVGPGSTLGFSGKFQGQQFDGSFGKFDAAISYDPANLATAKFDVNVDVATARTGDGDRDKALPTADFFDASKFPKAHYVTTGFTKDAKGNVVANGTLTLHGVSKPVQLKVVFNPAAGGARLSVTGSLKRLDFGVGSGDYKDTSTIADEVLVNGTLNLLPK, from the coding sequence ATGACCCTGACCACCCGCCGCCTTTCCGCGCTGGCACTTGCCCTCGCCCTACCCTTTGCCGCCTCGGCGGCCGATTACAAGGTGGGCCCGGGCAGCACGCTCGGCTTCAGCGGCAAGTTCCAGGGCCAGCAGTTCGATGGCTCCTTCGGTAAGTTCGATGCCGCGATCAGTTACGACCCGGCGAACCTGGCGACTGCGAAGTTCGATGTGAACGTCGATGTGGCCACGGCGAGGACCGGTGACGGCGACCGTGACAAGGCCCTGCCGACGGCTGATTTCTTCGATGCCTCCAAGTTTCCCAAGGCGCACTACGTCACCACCGGTTTCACGAAGGACGCCAAAGGCAACGTGGTGGCAAACGGCACCCTCACCCTGCATGGCGTGTCCAAACCCGTGCAGCTGAAGGTGGTGTTCAACCCCGCCGCCGGCGGTGCGCGCCTCTCCGTCACCGGCAGCCTGAAGCGCCTGGATTTCGGCGTCGGCAGCGGTGACTACAAGGACACCAGCACCATCGCCGATGAAGTGCTGGTCAACGGCACGCTGAACCTGCTGCCGAAGTAA